The DNA window GCGCGCGCGCCAACACCGTGTCGGCGTAAAATCGTGCCGAGAGGAGTTTCGCCTTGAGGAATGACGCGTTCTCGTCGCCTTGGCGCAGCCGTTTCGCCGCCTCGATCGCAGCACATGCCATCGACCATCCTCCCGCGACCGTACCGAAGAGCCGCAAGTAATCGACCGCGCCCGCCGCAGCGTGGCGCATGTCCTTGCCGAGCATGCCGACCATCCACGCAGTCGCCCCGTCGAGGGCGTCGAGTCCTTGACGCATAGGAGCGGCAAGTGCCGAGAGATCGGCGCTTTCGGCAGCGTTCAGGTCCTTATCGATTGCCCGCATGCGGGCAAGGAAACGGCGTGCCGACTCGCCGCCATCGCGTCCCAGCTTGCGGCCGATCAGGTCGTTCGCCTGGATGCCGTTGGTCCCCTCGTAGATGGGCGCGATCCTTGCGTCCCGAAAATGCTGGGCAGCACCCGTCTCCTCGATATAGCCCATGCCGCCATGGACCTGGATGCCGAGGGAGGCGACCTCGACGCCAAGGTCGGTCGACCATGCTTTGCAAACCGGGACAAGGAGATCGACAAGGTGCTGGGTTGCCTCGCGCTCGGCCGCTTCCGGATGGCGCTTGGCGATATCGAGGTGGGCGGCCGTAAAATAATTGAGCGCGCGCGCCGCTTCGGTCTGGGAGCGCATGGTGAGCAGCATGCGGCGCACGTCGGGATGATGAATGATCGTGACCGGATGAGGGTCATCGCCCGCGATATCGCGACTTTGCACCCGCTGCTTCGCGTATTCGCGCGCCTGTTGATAGGCGCGCTCGGCGATCGACACGCCTTCGAGGCCGACGCCGAGCCGCGCGTGGTTCATCATCGTGAACATGTAGCCGAGACCGCGGTTTTCCTCGCCCACGAGATATCCTATGGCGCCGCCGCTGTCGCCGTAAGCCATGACGGCGGTTGGGCTTGCCTTGATCCCGAGCTTGTGCTCGAGCGAAACGCAGCGCAGGTCGTTGCGCGTGCTGAGCGAGCCGTCGGGATTGACCAGCATCTTGGGCACGATGAAGAGGGAAATGCCGCGTGTACCCGCGGGCGCATCGGGAAGCCGTGCCAGCACGAGGTGGATAATATTGTCGGTCCAGTCGTGATCGCCATAGGTGATGAAGATCTTCTGGCCGGTGATTCGGTAATGCTCGCCATCGCGCACTGCGCGGGTTTTGATGAGTGCGAGATCCGAGCCAGCTTGCGGCTCGGTCAGGTTCATGGTCCCGGTCCATTCGCCCGAGATCATCTTGGGCAGATAGAGTGCTTTCTGTTGCGCCGATCCGTGGACGGCGATCGCCTCGACGGCGCCGAAGGTGAGAAGCGGGCAGAGGGCAAAGGAAAAGTTCGCGGCGCTCCAAAGCTCGCCAAGTGCGGTGTGGATGAGCGTGGGCAGACCCTGTCCGCCGTGCGCCGGGTCGAATGGCACGCTGTTCCACCCGCCGTCGATAAAAGCGCGGTATGCTTCCTTGAAACCCTTGGGCGTGTAAACAACGCCGTTTTCGAGCCGCGAACCTTCCTTGTCGCCCGTGTGGTTGAGGGGCTCGAGCACGTCGGAGGCGAGCTTGCCCGCCTCGTCAAGCACGGCATCGACAAGGTCGGGGGTCGCTTCCTCGTAGCCGGGCAATTTCGAAACCTTTGCAAGCCCGGCGAGATCGAGGGCGAAGCGCATCTCCTGGGTTGGTGCCGTGTACATCGAAGACCCCCTCGTCGGAAATCGGGTGCCGCGTGCGCGTCAGACGATCTTCCCCGGATTCATGATATTTTGCGGGTCGAGCGCCCTTTTGATGGCGCGCATCGCGTCGAGCTCGATCGTCGCCGTGTAATGCGCAAGCTCCTCGCGCTTGAGGCGGCCTATCCCGTGCTCGGCACTTATGCTTCCCCCCATGCGTGCCACGATGTCGTACACGATCCTGTTGAAAGCCTCCGACCGCCCCTGAAACGCCGCCGGATCGGCGCCCGGCGGACGGCACAGATTGAAGTGCACGTTGCCGTCGCCCACGTGTCCGAATGCAAGCACCCGGACCGCCGGTTCATATTCCTCGCAAGCGGCTTTCGCCGCAGCGATGAACTCCGCGATTCGCGACACGGGCACGGAAACGTCGTGCTTGATTCCGCCGAGATCCGCCTTTTGCGCCTCGGGAATGCCCTCGCGGATGCGCCAGAGCGCCTTCGCCTGTGCAGCACTCGCGGCTATGGTCGCGTCGAGCACGACGCCTTTCTCGAATGCGCGCTCAAAGAGAGTTTCGACCCGGCCCTTGAGATTGGCCGCTGAATCGGGCGTGCTGAATTCGAGCAGAACATAGTGCTCGTAAGGCTTTTGGAGCGGATCGCTCACACCCGGCAGATGCTGCATGTCGAGTTCGAGGCCAAACCGCGGCATCAACTCGAAAGCTGAGAGCTGGTCGCCCGATCCCTCCCGTGCCTGCGCGAGGAACTCGATCGAGGCTTGCAGCGTGGGCACTGCGACGAAGGTTGTCACCACTTCGCGGGGACGGGGGAAAAGCTTGAGCACGGCCGCCGTGACGACGCCGAGGGTCCCTTCGCCGCCGATGAAAAGCTGCTTCAGATCGTAGCCGGTATTGTCCTTGCGAAGGGCGGTAAGCCCGTTCCAGATGCGCCCGTCCGGAAGTACTGCTTCGAGCCCGAGCACGAGTTCCCGTGCGTTGCCGTAGCGCAGGACCGCAACCCCACCCGCATTGGTCGAGATATTGCCGCCGATCGTGCAGCTTCCTTCGGCACCCAGGCTGAGAGGAAAAAGACGATCGGCCGCCTCGGCCGCTTTCTGTAGATTTGCGAGGATGCAGCCAGCCTCGGCAGTCATCGTGTAATTGAGCGGATCGATCTCGCGTATGCGGTTGAGGCGCGCGAGGGAGAGGACTATTTCGCCACCGCGCTCATGGGGCGTGGCGCCGCCGACCATGCCCGTATTCCCGCCTTGGGGTACGACGGGAATGCGGCGGCGATGGCAGACGCGCAGCACCCCTGCAACTTCGTCGCACGATGCGGGCCGCACCACGAGGGGGCTCTGTCCATGATAGATGCGTCGCTCATCGACCAGATAGGGCGCCATTTCGGCGGCATCGTCGATCCAGCCCTTTGGGCCGACCGCCGCCTTTATTTCGTCCAATGCGTCCGTTGGGACAAGCTTGCCCACCGCCGTCACGCGATCCTCCTCGCCGAAGCGATTATCCGAAGCGAGGCAGATAGCCTAGTGTGGTGAATTTGAAGTTCCTAGGATTTTGATGGCGGCCACGATTAGGAGCTTCAAATCCGAAGACCACGGTCGAATCGATATATTGCTCGCGTGGCTTTGAAATCGAAATTCGCTCACGGTCCCGCACACAGTTTCGGCGAATTTCGGATTTCCCACACGAGCGGCTGCACTTCGTCGATGGAGCGGTCGTCTCCAGATTCGTCGCGAAAATTCAACGTCTCGGGGCCGCAGCACGGCGAAGGCGGTCGTTGATCGCCCGGCCCAGACCTTGTTCGGGAATTGGCATCACAGCGATAGCCCGAAAGCGTGGCGTGTCCAATTCTCGCAGCATTGCGAAGAGGTTCGCTGCAGCCTCCCTGACGTCGCCGGCGGGCGAGAGGTTGAGCGTCGCTGCGAAAGCCTCCGCCGGAGGCTTGCCAAAGGCAAGAAGCGCTTCCCCCGGCTGCGGATTGCCGACAATGTCGAGGCGCAAGGGCAGGTGCGGCGCATAATGGCTCTCGAGCTGGCCCGGCGATCGGGGCCGCGCGCCTGGCGCATCAGGCAACGCGAGCGGTCCGAGTACGGCTTCGAGCGCTTCGAGTTCGACGCCGCCGGGACGCAGCAGTGTGGCCGGCGACGTGGTCAAGTCGACGACGGTCGATTCAATGCCCACAGGGCAGGAACCGCCATCGATCACAAGGTCAACCCGGCCGCCGAGCGATTGGACGACGTGGGCGGCCGTCGTCGGGCTGACAGCGCCGGAACGATTGGCGCTCGGTGCGGCGATCGGGCCGTCGAACATGGCAAGCAGGCGTTGAGCAATCGGGTGCGCCGGTACCCGCACCGCGAGGCTGTCGAGGCCAGCGCTGCACAGGAGGGACACCTGGGTCCCGTTCGCTCGCGGTAGAACAAGGGTCAGGGGACCGGGCCAGAAGCGTGCTGCCGCAAGTTTGGCGCGCGCATCGAACCTGACAGCTGTCGCCGCAGCGCTCGTATCGCGCCAATGGACGATGAGCGGATTGAAGCGCGGCCTGTCCTTGGCCTCGAAAATCGCCGCAACCGCCCCGTCGCTTCGGGCGTCGGCGCCGAGGCCGTAGACAGTCTCAGTGGGGAAGGCGACAAGCCGGCCCCGGCGCAGCCGGCGAGCGGCTTCGGCGAGGTTCGCGTCGGTCGGGGGTAGAAGCTCAGGCAAGAATTCTTTGCATTCGGCCATTGCCGTGCGGCCTCGCGAATGTCGGCGTCCGCACGCAACCTAGTGGGAGGGCGCATTTGGCGTCAACCGACTACGGGCGTGTGTGAGCTGGCCGCTTCAAGCGAAAGAGCCGTCCTAAAGGACGGCTCTTTCCGATTCCTGCGGCTATTGGCCACCCGCGGTTGTGACCTCACCACAATCGCCGCAAAGGGTATGCGGCGGTTCCATCGCGACCGGCGCAAGCCGACCGTTCGATTAGGCTGATCGCTTTTCTAAAAGCTCCAGCACACTGAAACTGTGCGCCTGCGCGATATGAAAATCAAGGACACGCGCGGACTTTCCGCACGCGAAACGACAAGGGCGTCATCGCCCACGCGCGACGAATCCCGGATTGAGGAAATCCGGCTTGCCGTAGCGCAGAGGAATGCCATCGAGCGTATCGACGCTACCGCCGGCCGCAAGCACGAGCGCATTGCCCGCGGCCGTGTCCCACTCCATCGTCGGCCCCAAGCGCGGATAAAGGTCCGCTTCTCCCGCCGCGATCAAACAGAATTTCAGGGCACTTCCCGCGACTTTGCGTTCCTTCACTTTCCGCCCTTGCATAGCTAGCCATTCTTCGAGGAATGCGTCGAGTTTGGCGTGATCGGCATGGAAGCGGCTCGTGAGGATGACGAGACCGTCGCCGGCCGGCGCACGCGCACCGATCGGCGTCGCGTCACCACCTTTTTTGCGCCGCGTCGCAGTGCCCGGACCGGCCGCAGCGAAGCTCTCGCCGGAGACGGGGACATGCACAACGCCGAGCACCGGCATGCCCCCCTCGATGAGTGCGATGTTGACCGTGAAATCGCCGATGCGATTGATGAACTCCTTGGTGCCGTCGAGCGGGTCGACCAGCCAGAAGCGGTCGGCGAGCGCGGGGCACCTGCCGTCTGCCGCCGCCTCCTCCGCGACGATCGGCACTCCCGGCGAAAGTGCTGCAAGTCCTTCGGCGATGATTGCCTCCGCTTCACGATCGGCCGCCGTTACGGGGCTAGCGTCGGATTTGCGCTCGATGGCGAATGCGGTGCGATAAATCTCGTTGATGCGCGCACCCGCAGCTTCGGCGAGGCGTATGACGTCTTCGAGAAGAACCTTGACCGAGCCGGCCAAGTCAGGCTGCCCTTGATCGATGCGCGCCGTGGATAAGCGCCCAGAGACGCTCGGCCGTTGCGGGCATATCGACATGACGCACGCCGAATTCAGCGAGTGCGTCGACGACGGCGTTGATCACCGCAGGCGGAGCCCCGATCGCACCCGCTTCGCCGGCACCCTTGACCCCGAGGGGATTGGCCGTCGTCGGAATATTTTTGGTAAGAAAATCGATCATCGGGATGTTGTCGGCTCTCGGCATATTGTAATCCATGAACGAACCTGCGAGGAGCTGACCCGATGCCTCGTCGTAAACGGTATGCTCGAGTAGCGCCTGGCCGATGCCTTGTGCGACGCCGCCGTGAATCTGGCCTTCGAGCATCAGGGGATTCAAGATGACGCCGAAATCGTCCACGATGGTGTAGCGCACGACTTCAGTAGCGCCGGTCGCTTCGTCGATCTCGACCTCGCATATGTGGCAGCCATTGGGGTAAGTGGGCGCCGCGGGCAAAAATTGAACCTTGTCCTCGAGGCCTGGCGGCATGCCCGGGGGTCGCTTGGCGGGGTCGAACGCGGCCTTGAGGACGTCGTCGAAGGAAATGTGCCGATCCGTTCCGGCGATCGAGAAGACTCCTTCGCTGAACGCGAGGTCGAGCGAGTTCGCTTCCAGTAAGTGCGCTGCGATGTCCTTGGCTTTCGCCAGCACTTTGTCCGCGGCTAAGACTACAGCCGAACCCTGCACGGCCAACGCGCGCGAGCCGCCTGTGCCGTTGCCGTACTCGACCGCATCGGTGTCGCCTTGGATCACCTTGACACGCGCGATATCGATGCCAAATCGATCGGCGGCGAGCTGCGAAAATGCGGTCTCGTGGCCCTGGCCATTCGAAATTGAGCCCACGTAGAGGCTCACGTCACCATTCGGCTCGAACCGAACGAGAGCGCGGTCGTCAAACCCGGCGCCGCATCGCTCGATATAATATGCGAGTCCGATCCCGCGAAGCTTGCCGGATTTGCGGGAGGCCGTCTTGCGTGAGGGGCATCCATCCCAATCGGCCTGTTTCAACGCCTCCGCCAAAGCACGCGCGAAATCGCCGGTGTCGTAGATGTTTCCGGTCGCGGTGATGTAAGGCATAGCGGTCGGCTTTACGAAATTGCGCCGCCGAATCTCGTAGGGCGATACGCCAAGTTCGCGCGCTGCGTAGTCGACAATGCGCTCGATAAGATATGCGGCTTCCGGCCGGCCGGCCCCTCGATAGGCGTCGGTCGGTGTCGTGTTGGTGAAGACGCCCTTTACCTCGACGAACACGCTCTTAAAGTCGTAGACGCCTGGGACCATGTTGGCGCCCGCGACGGTCGGGATGTACGGGCCGAAATAGGAGAGGTAGGCGCCCAAATTCGCGATGGTCGAAACGCGTAATGCGAGGAACCGGCCGCTCTCGTCAACTGCAATTTCGGCGAGCGTCACGTTGTCCCGCCCATGGCTGTCGGCCAAAAACGCCTCGCTCCGCTCGCTCGTCCAGCGTACGGCGCGCTTTAGGCGCTTCGCCGCCCACAGGACGAGGGCCTGCTCGGGGTAGGGAAAGAACTTCATACCGAATCCCCCACCCACGTCCGGCGTCACGACGCGAAGTTTTTCCTTGGGTATGCCGAGCATGGACGAAAAGACCGCTTGCAGCGCGTGGGTCCCTTGGCTCGAGGTGTAGAGGGTCGATTTGCCGGTGGCCGGATCGTAATCGCCGATCGCACTTCGTGTCTCCATCGAGTTAGGCACGATGCGATTGTTGATGAATTCCAGCCGGATGATGCGCTTGGCCATTGCAAACGCTTCATCCGTTTTCACCTTGTCGCCCAACGTCCAGTCGAAGCACACATTGTCGGGCGCATTCTCCCAAACGCGCGGCGTCTGCGGGGCGAGGGCTCCTTTGGTCGACGAAATCGAAGGGAGGTCTTCGTACTCGACCTCGAATAATTCGGCCGCATCGCGCGCTTGCTGAAGAGTTTCCGCGACGATGAAGGCGACCGGATCGCCCACAAAGCGCGCCCGCTCCCCCTGAAGAAGCTGGCGAACCGGCGTTACGAGGGGAGAGCCGTCCTTACTCCGAAGGGCGACGGCGCAGGGCAGGGTGCCGAGATTCTCAGCGATCACCTCTTTAGCCGTCAGGACGGCAAGGACTCCCTCCGCTTCGCGCGCCGACCGTGGATCGAGTCTCGCGATACGGGCATGGGCGTGGGGCGAGCGCACCACATACCCGAATGCCTGCCGGGGCAATGCA is part of the Alphaproteobacteria bacterium genome and encodes:
- a CDS encoding FAD-binding oxidoreductase yields the protein MTAVGKLVPTDALDEIKAAVGPKGWIDDAAEMAPYLVDERRIYHGQSPLVVRPASCDEVAGVLRVCHRRRIPVVPQGGNTGMVGGATPHERGGEIVLSLARLNRIREIDPLNYTMTAEAGCILANLQKAAEAADRLFPLSLGAEGSCTIGGNISTNAGGVAVLRYGNARELVLGLEAVLPDGRIWNGLTALRKDNTGYDLKQLFIGGEGTLGVVTAAVLKLFPRPREVVTTFVAVPTLQASIEFLAQAREGSGDQLSAFELMPRFGLELDMQHLPGVSDPLQKPYEHYVLLEFSTPDSAANLKGRVETLFERAFEKGVVLDATIAASAAQAKALWRIREGIPEAQKADLGGIKHDVSVPVSRIAEFIAAAKAACEEYEPAVRVLAFGHVGDGNVHFNLCRPPGADPAAFQGRSEAFNRIVYDIVARMGGSISAEHGIGRLKREELAHYTATIELDAMRAIKRALDPQNIMNPGKIV
- the cysQ gene encoding 3'(2'),5'-bisphosphate nucleotidase CysQ, encoding MAGSVKVLLEDVIRLAEAAGARINEIYRTAFAIERKSDASPVTAADREAEAIIAEGLAALSPGVPIVAEEAAADGRCPALADRFWLVDPLDGTKEFINRIGDFTVNIALIEGGMPVLGVVHVPVSGESFAAAGPGTATRRKKGGDATPIGARAPAGDGLVILTSRFHADHAKLDAFLEEWLAMQGRKVKERKVAGSALKFCLIAAGEADLYPRLGPTMEWDTAAGNALVLAAGGSVDTLDGIPLRYGKPDFLNPGFVARGR
- a CDS encoding L-threonylcarbamoyladenylate synthase, whose protein sequence is MAECKEFLPELLPPTDANLAEAARRLRRGRLVAFPTETVYGLGADARSDGAVAAIFEAKDRPRFNPLIVHWRDTSAAATAVRFDARAKLAAARFWPGPLTLVLPRANGTQVSLLCSAGLDSLAVRVPAHPIAQRLLAMFDGPIAAPSANRSGAVSPTTAAHVVQSLGGRVDLVIDGGSCPVGIESTVVDLTTSPATLLRPGGVELEALEAVLGPLALPDAPGARPRSPGQLESHYAPHLPLRLDIVGNPQPGEALLAFGKPPAEAFAATLNLSPAGDVREAAANLFAMLRELDTPRFRAIAVMPIPEQGLGRAINDRLRRAAAPRR
- a CDS encoding acyl-CoA dehydrogenase family protein; translation: MYTAPTQEMRFALDLAGLAKVSKLPGYEEATPDLVDAVLDEAGKLASDVLEPLNHTGDKEGSRLENGVVYTPKGFKEAYRAFIDGGWNSVPFDPAHGGQGLPTLIHTALGELWSAANFSFALCPLLTFGAVEAIAVHGSAQQKALYLPKMISGEWTGTMNLTEPQAGSDLALIKTRAVRDGEHYRITGQKIFITYGDHDWTDNIIHLVLARLPDAPAGTRGISLFIVPKMLVNPDGSLSTRNDLRCVSLEHKLGIKASPTAVMAYGDSGGAIGYLVGEENRGLGYMFTMMNHARLGVGLEGVSIAERAYQQAREYAKQRVQSRDIAGDDPHPVTIIHHPDVRRMLLTMRSQTEAARALNYFTAAHLDIAKRHPEAAEREATQHLVDLLVPVCKAWSTDLGVEVASLGIQVHGGMGYIEETGAAQHFRDARIAPIYEGTNGIQANDLIGRKLGRDGGESARRFLARMRAIDKDLNAAESADLSALAAPMRQGLDALDGATAWMVGMLGKDMRHAAAGAVDYLRLFGTVAGGWSMACAAIEAAKRLRQGDENASFLKAKLLSARFYADTVLARAPALLHPIAHAGDTTMAFAEDQF
- a CDS encoding xanthine dehydrogenase family protein molybdopterin-binding subunit; this translates as MGMFGVGQSVRRIEDRRLLTGLGRYTDDIALPRQAFGYVVRSPHAHARIARLDPRSAREAEGVLAVLTAKEVIAENLGTLPCAVALRSKDGSPLVTPVRQLLQGERARFVGDPVAFIVAETLQQARDAAELFEVEYEDLPSISSTKGALAPQTPRVWENAPDNVCFDWTLGDKVKTDEAFAMAKRIIRLEFINNRIVPNSMETRSAIGDYDPATGKSTLYTSSQGTHALQAVFSSMLGIPKEKLRVVTPDVGGGFGMKFFPYPEQALVLWAAKRLKRAVRWTSERSEAFLADSHGRDNVTLAEIAVDESGRFLALRVSTIANLGAYLSYFGPYIPTVAGANMVPGVYDFKSVFVEVKGVFTNTTPTDAYRGAGRPEAAYLIERIVDYAARELGVSPYEIRRRNFVKPTAMPYITATGNIYDTGDFARALAEALKQADWDGCPSRKTASRKSGKLRGIGLAYYIERCGAGFDDRALVRFEPNGDVSLYVGSISNGQGHETAFSQLAADRFGIDIARVKVIQGDTDAVEYGNGTGGSRALAVQGSAVVLAADKVLAKAKDIAAHLLEANSLDLAFSEGVFSIAGTDRHISFDDVLKAAFDPAKRPPGMPPGLEDKVQFLPAAPTYPNGCHICEVEIDEATGATEVVRYTIVDDFGVILNPLMLEGQIHGGVAQGIGQALLEHTVYDEASGQLLAGSFMDYNMPRADNIPMIDFLTKNIPTTANPLGVKGAGEAGAIGAPPAVINAVVDALAEFGVRHVDMPATAERLWALIHGAHRSRAA